From Streptomonospora salina, the proteins below share one genomic window:
- a CDS encoding Bax inhibitor-1/YccA family protein has translation MAMRSSNPALQRAMRSGKAGYGQAPYGQGAPYQAGHPSPQPGYGHPQGGSPRPGYAPESPSSADRMTIDDVVVRTAMSLGLVVLTAAPTYFLAVSGSALGMGLALIGALGGLVLGLVIAFKQSTNPALILTYAALEGLLVGGLSGIFEMSLMAQNGMAMGALVTQAVIGTLFAAGSVLAVYKLRIIRVTGTFVKVVTAATMGLVLLLMVNFVAAMFMGGGGLGLREPSWLGLGISLLAVTLAAAMLMIEFRQVEDALNAGLPRTYSWQLAFGLTVTLVWLYIEILRLLWILKSLFSE, from the coding sequence ATGGCGATGAGGAGTTCGAACCCCGCTCTCCAGCGGGCGATGCGGTCCGGCAAGGCCGGATACGGTCAGGCGCCGTATGGCCAGGGCGCCCCGTATCAGGCCGGGCACCCGTCGCCCCAGCCCGGATACGGCCACCCCCAGGGGGGCTCCCCCCGCCCCGGCTACGCGCCCGAGTCCCCCTCCTCCGCGGACCGCATGACCATCGACGACGTCGTGGTGCGCACCGCGATGTCGCTGGGCCTGGTCGTGCTGACCGCGGCGCCCACCTACTTCCTGGCCGTGTCGGGCAGCGCCCTCGGCATGGGCCTGGCGCTGATCGGAGCCCTGGGCGGACTGGTCCTGGGCTTGGTGATCGCGTTCAAGCAGTCCACCAATCCGGCGCTGATCCTGACCTACGCCGCCCTCGAAGGCCTGCTCGTCGGCGGCCTCAGCGGCATCTTCGAGATGTCGCTGATGGCCCAGAACGGCATGGCCATGGGCGCGCTGGTGACCCAGGCGGTCATCGGCACGCTGTTCGCCGCCGGATCGGTGCTGGCCGTCTACAAGCTCCGGATCATCCGGGTGACCGGCACCTTCGTCAAGGTCGTCACGGCCGCCACCATGGGCCTCGTCCTGCTGCTGATGGTCAACTTCGTGGCGGCGATGTTCATGGGCGGCGGCGGTCTCGGTCTGCGCGAGCCCTCCTGGCTGGGCCTGGGCATTTCGCTGCTGGCGGTCACTCTGGCCGCGGCCATGCTGATGATCGAGTTCCGCCAGGTCGAGGACGCGCTGAACGCGGGGCTGCCGCGCACGTACTCCTGGCAGCTCGCCTTCGGCCTGACGGTCACTCTCGTCTGGCTCTACATCGAGATCCTGCGCCTGCTGTGGATTCTGAAGTCGCTCTTCAGCGAGTAG
- a CDS encoding DUF4287 domain-containing protein: MSVTHSPELHARLIERIPTVTGRELSEWFDTLEKGPGLTRCLERTNWLADEYGLSHGYAQAIVQEHDRRRRNRMPVPDQRTGSSSR; this comes from the coding sequence ATGTCGGTAACCCACTCGCCGGAGCTGCACGCGCGCTTGATCGAAAGGATCCCGACCGTCACCGGCCGCGAACTCAGCGAGTGGTTCGACACCCTGGAGAAGGGCCCCGGTCTCACCCGCTGCCTGGAACGCACCAACTGGCTCGCCGACGAGTACGGCCTCAGTCACGGCTACGCACAGGCGATCGTCCAGGAGCACGACCGGCGCCGCCGCAACCGCATGCCCGTCCCCGACCAGCGCACCGGCAGCAGCAGCCGATGA
- a CDS encoding acetyl-CoA C-acetyltransferase, with protein MPEAVIVATARSPIGRAFKGSLKDLRPDDITAQIVSAALAQVPQLDPNSIDDLMLGCGLPGGEQGNNLARVVAVQLGLDTVPGTTLTRYCSSSLQTTRMAYHAIKAGEGDVFVSAGVEMVSRFTKGNSDSLPETKNPVFADAEERTAKRAEGGAETWHDPREDDRLPDVYTSMGQTAENVSQIRGVSRQRQDEFGVRSQNLAERSIDNGFWGREITPVTTPDGTVADTDDGPRRGTTYEKVSQLEPVFRPDGTVTAGNACPLNDGAAALVVMSDTKAAQLGLTPIARIVSTGVSGLSPEIMGLGPVEASRQALARANMSVGDIDLVEINEAFAAQVLPAADELGIDIDSQLNVNGGAIAVGHPFGMTGARITGTLLNGLDFHDATFGLETMCVGGGQGMAAVFERLN; from the coding sequence ATGCCCGAAGCCGTCATCGTCGCAACCGCCCGTTCGCCGATCGGACGCGCGTTCAAAGGCTCCCTCAAAGACCTGCGCCCCGACGACATCACCGCCCAGATCGTCTCCGCCGCGCTCGCCCAGGTCCCGCAGCTGGACCCGAACTCCATCGACGACCTCATGCTGGGCTGCGGACTGCCCGGCGGCGAACAGGGCAACAACCTCGCCCGCGTCGTCGCCGTGCAGCTCGGCCTGGACACCGTGCCCGGAACCACGCTGACGCGCTACTGCTCCTCGTCGCTGCAGACCACCCGGATGGCCTACCACGCCATCAAGGCCGGCGAGGGCGACGTGTTCGTCTCGGCCGGCGTGGAGATGGTCAGCCGCTTCACCAAGGGCAACAGCGACTCCCTGCCCGAGACCAAGAACCCGGTGTTCGCCGACGCCGAAGAGCGCACCGCCAAGCGCGCCGAGGGCGGCGCCGAGACCTGGCACGACCCCCGCGAGGACGACCGGCTGCCCGACGTCTACACCTCGATGGGCCAGACCGCCGAGAACGTCTCCCAGATCCGCGGCGTCTCGCGGCAGCGCCAGGACGAGTTCGGCGTGCGTTCGCAGAACCTGGCCGAGCGCTCCATCGACAACGGGTTCTGGGGCCGCGAGATCACCCCGGTGACCACGCCCGACGGAACGGTCGCCGACACCGACGACGGGCCGCGCCGGGGCACCACCTACGAAAAGGTCTCCCAGCTGGAGCCGGTCTTCCGTCCCGACGGCACCGTGACGGCCGGCAACGCCTGCCCGCTCAACGACGGCGCCGCCGCGCTGGTCGTCATGAGCGACACCAAGGCCGCCCAGCTCGGCTTGACGCCCATCGCGCGCATCGTCTCCACCGGGGTGAGCGGCCTGTCCCCGGAGATCATGGGCCTGGGCCCGGTCGAGGCCTCGCGCCAGGCGCTGGCCCGGGCGAACATGAGCGTCGGCGACATCGACCTCGTCGAGATCAACGAGGCCTTCGCCGCGCAGGTGCTGCCCGCCGCCGACGAACTGGGCATCGACATCGACTCCCAGCTCAACGTCAACGGCGGTGCGATCGCCGTCGGCCACCCCTTCGGCATGACCGGCGCCCGCATCACCGGAACGCTGCTCAACGGCTTGGACTTCCACGACGCGACCTTCGGGCTGGAGACCATGTGCGTGGGCGGCGGCCAGGGGATGGCCGCCGTCTTCGAGCGCCTCAACTGA
- a CDS encoding SGNH/GDSL hydrolase family protein, with protein MLRAARARRIATATAFGGGGLTLLGASTVGLLYVQARHAVKTVGSTRWQAPRVNGVYGHGGGRPIRFAMMGDSTAAGFAVAEADRTPGSMLASGIAAVADRPVRLRRLARTGAVSAHLPVQLDKLRDHPPDLAVIFIGANDVIRRQRPTEAVAQLRGVVRELVGAGTAVVVGTCPDLGTVQPIGQPLRSLARRASRQLAAAQTIAVVEEGGRAVSLSDLLASDFLAQPEEFFGPDRFHPSAKGYAYAAAAVLPSACAALELLPETAGPAAGIRESPLPVDRAATEAAEAGGSEVSRAGADDRGQAPRGRRWAALVRRPRTAGADRGGARAADAEGTGGDSAAAAGGSGRDAPGYPAPEMSEGSATG; from the coding sequence ATGCTGCGCGCCGCACGTGCCCGGCGGATCGCGACGGCCACCGCGTTCGGCGGCGGCGGTCTGACTCTGCTGGGGGCGTCGACCGTCGGTCTGCTGTACGTGCAGGCCCGCCATGCGGTGAAGACGGTGGGATCCACCCGGTGGCAGGCGCCCCGGGTCAACGGCGTCTACGGGCACGGCGGGGGCCGGCCGATCCGGTTCGCGATGATGGGCGACTCCACCGCGGCGGGGTTCGCCGTCGCCGAGGCCGACCGGACGCCGGGAAGCATGCTGGCGTCGGGCATCGCCGCCGTCGCCGACCGCCCGGTGCGGCTGCGCCGCCTGGCCCGTACGGGCGCCGTCTCAGCGCACCTTCCCGTCCAACTGGACAAGCTGCGCGACCATCCGCCCGACCTCGCGGTGATCTTCATCGGCGCCAACGACGTCATCCGCCGGCAGCGCCCGACCGAGGCGGTGGCGCAGCTGCGCGGTGTCGTGCGCGAGCTGGTCGGCGCCGGCACCGCGGTCGTGGTGGGTACCTGCCCGGACCTGGGCACGGTCCAGCCGATCGGGCAACCGCTGCGGTCCCTCGCGCGCCGCGCCTCACGCCAGCTGGCCGCCGCCCAGACGATCGCGGTCGTCGAGGAGGGCGGCCGGGCGGTGTCCCTGAGCGACCTCCTGGCGTCCGACTTTCTGGCTCAGCCGGAGGAGTTTTTCGGTCCGGACCGTTTCCACCCGTCCGCGAAGGGCTACGCCTACGCCGCGGCGGCGGTGCTGCCCTCAGCGTGTGCGGCACTGGAACTGCTGCCCGAGACCGCCGGGCCCGCCGCCGGGATCCGGGAGTCTCCGCTGCCGGTGGACCGGGCCGCGACCGAGGCCGCCGAGGCGGGCGGCAGCGAAGTCAGCCGGGCCGGCGCCGACGACCGCGGGCAGGCGCCGCGGGGACGCCGGTGGGCGGCGCTCGTCCGGCGGCCCCGCACCGCGGGTGCGGATCGCGGCGGGGCCCGTGCGGCGGACGCCGAGGGCACCGGCGGGGATAGCGCCGCCGCGGCGGGGGGTAGCGGTCGGGATGCGCCCGGCTATCCGGCCCCGGAGATGAGCGAAGGCTCCGCGACAGGCTAA
- a CDS encoding cystathionine beta-synthase has translation MRVHNTLIDLVGDTPLLQMNKVTSGLAPTVLAKVEYFNPGGSVKDRIALRMVEEAEKSGALRPGGTIVEPTSGNTGVGLAIVAAEKGYRCVFVCPDKVGNDKLSVLRAYGAEVVVCPTTVAPDHPDSYYSVSERMAETVPGAWRPNQYANQANPDSHYHSTGPEIWEQTGGRITHFVCGIGTGGTVTGAGRYLKEVSDGRVSVIGADAEGSVYSGGSGRPYLVEGVGEDIWPETYDPSVCDEVIPVSDKESFLMTRRLARDETLLVGGSCGLAVVAALRVAERAGPDDVIVVLLPDGGRGYLSKIFNDEWMADFGFLAEETGEPAAGDVLAAKGSELPEFVHIHPHESVGTAVSVMREYSVSQVPVMKEEPPVMAAEVVGALAERDVLDALFSQRAQLEDPVERHMGPPLPVVGSGEPVSRCVELLRQAGAVVVLRDGKPSGVVTRQDVLKHLSG, from the coding sequence ATGCGGGTGCACAACACCCTGATCGACCTCGTAGGGGACACCCCCCTGCTCCAGATGAACAAGGTCACCAGTGGGCTCGCCCCGACCGTTCTGGCCAAGGTCGAATACTTCAACCCCGGCGGATCGGTCAAGGACCGCATCGCCCTGCGCATGGTCGAGGAAGCCGAGAAGAGCGGCGCGCTGCGCCCCGGCGGGACCATCGTCGAACCCACCTCGGGCAACACCGGTGTCGGCCTGGCGATCGTGGCCGCCGAAAAGGGCTACCGCTGCGTGTTCGTCTGCCCGGACAAAGTCGGCAACGACAAGCTGTCGGTCCTGCGGGCCTACGGCGCCGAAGTCGTGGTCTGCCCGACCACCGTCGCTCCCGACCACCCCGACTCCTACTACTCGGTCTCCGAGCGCATGGCCGAAACCGTCCCCGGAGCGTGGCGGCCCAACCAGTACGCCAACCAGGCCAACCCCGACTCGCACTACCACTCCACCGGCCCGGAGATCTGGGAGCAGACCGGCGGCCGCATCACCCACTTCGTATGCGGCATCGGCACCGGCGGCACCGTCACCGGGGCCGGGCGCTACCTCAAGGAGGTCTCCGACGGCCGGGTGAGCGTCATCGGCGCTGACGCGGAGGGATCGGTCTACTCCGGCGGCAGCGGGCGGCCCTACCTCGTCGAAGGCGTGGGCGAGGACATCTGGCCCGAGACCTACGACCCCTCGGTCTGCGACGAGGTCATCCCGGTCAGCGACAAGGAGTCGTTCCTGATGACCCGCCGCCTGGCCCGCGACGAGACGCTGCTCGTGGGCGGCTCCTGCGGGCTCGCGGTGGTCGCCGCCCTGCGTGTGGCCGAGCGGGCCGGCCCCGACGACGTCATCGTGGTGCTGCTGCCCGACGGCGGCCGCGGCTACCTGAGCAAGATCTTCAACGACGAGTGGATGGCCGACTTCGGTTTCCTCGCCGAGGAGACCGGCGAACCCGCCGCCGGCGACGTCCTCGCGGCCAAGGGCAGCGAACTGCCGGAGTTCGTGCACATCCACCCCCACGAGAGCGTCGGGACCGCGGTGTCGGTGATGCGCGAATACAGCGTCTCCCAAGTGCCGGTGATGAAGGAGGAGCCGCCCGTCATGGCCGCCGAGGTCGTAGGCGCCCTCGCCGAGCGCGACGTGCTGGACGCGCTGTTCAGCCAGCGGGCGCAACTGGAGGATCCGGTCGAGCGGCACATGGGCCCGCCGCTGCCGGTGGTCGGCTCCGGCGAGCCGGTCAGCCGCTGCGTGGAGCTGCTGCGCCAGGCCGGGGCGGTCGTGGTGCTGCGCGACGGCAAACCTTCGGGCGTGGTGACCCGCCAGGACGTGCTCAAACACCTGTCGGGCTGA
- a CDS encoding acyltransferase, with the protein MRVSRLVSWILRRLWAWARSHADIRSGSRAARRFAAYGTGTSIAFPPATVFGEPWIALGAHTLVGADMTLTAGMVPGQELGSGGPLIRIGDGCTIGRGSHLVAHRSIELGDDVFTGPYVYITDQNHVYADVDVPVGRQWPADDPVRVGDGTWIGAHAVVLPGVRLGRNCVVAAGSVVRPGAYPDHSVVAGVPGKVVRRYDPESGWVPPLRSDAADGGGSDGAPVDGADMAQPEV; encoded by the coding sequence ATGCGGGTGTCACGACTGGTGTCCTGGATCCTGCGCCGACTGTGGGCGTGGGCGCGGAGCCATGCCGATATCCGTTCCGGCTCGCGCGCGGCGCGCCGCTTCGCCGCCTACGGGACGGGGACCTCGATCGCCTTTCCGCCCGCGACCGTCTTCGGTGAACCGTGGATCGCGCTGGGCGCCCACACGCTGGTGGGCGCCGATATGACCCTGACCGCGGGCATGGTGCCCGGCCAGGAGCTGGGTTCCGGCGGGCCGCTGATCCGCATCGGCGACGGGTGCACGATCGGTCGCGGCTCGCACCTGGTCGCCCACCGCTCGATCGAACTGGGCGACGACGTCTTCACCGGGCCCTACGTCTACATCACCGACCAGAACCACGTCTACGCCGACGTCGACGTGCCGGTGGGCCGGCAGTGGCCCGCCGACGACCCGGTGCGCGTCGGCGACGGCACCTGGATCGGTGCCCACGCCGTCGTACTGCCCGGCGTGCGGCTGGGTCGCAACTGCGTCGTGGCGGCCGGATCCGTGGTGCGGCCGGGCGCCTACCCCGACCACAGCGTCGTCGCGGGCGTCCCCGGGAAGGTCGTGCGCCGCTACGATCCCGAGTCCGGCTGGGTGCCGCCGCTGCGCAGCGACGCGGCCGACGGCGGCGGGAGCGACGGTGCGCCGGTGGACGGCGCGGACATGGCGCAGCCGGAGGTGTAG
- a CDS encoding lysylphosphatidylglycerol synthase domain-containing protein, which produces MLNRLRSNRWVRLAVVVVVLACAGFALYSRWEEAREALAALSPWAVAASLPAALAALGAQMLAWRAILAGLGSRLPVGTAARVMFLGQLGKYLPGSVWAFVAQVELARDHDVARQRGAAATVLAVAATLTVNLAVAAGTLPFVSTDAARRWWWLLALAPFLLALLHPRVVTGLINAVLRLVRRIRGPRDGTGSGSLPAAAELERASGRGMAGALGWSLAAWVPLSVHVWVLVAAAGGGADVRALPVAAGAYALAWTLGLLVVVAPAGLGVRELVLVVCLAPVLDPGSALVVAALSRLSMTAADLVWAGGALAVTRSAAGPRPAPPPAGGAEAGGGRGDASAG; this is translated from the coding sequence GTGCTGAACCGCCTTCGCAGCAACCGGTGGGTGCGCCTGGCCGTCGTCGTGGTCGTGCTGGCGTGCGCCGGGTTCGCGCTGTACAGCCGCTGGGAGGAGGCGCGCGAAGCGCTGGCGGCGCTGTCGCCGTGGGCGGTGGCCGCGTCGCTGCCGGCGGCGCTGGCCGCGCTCGGCGCGCAGATGCTGGCCTGGCGGGCGATCCTCGCGGGTCTGGGGTCCCGGCTGCCGGTCGGCACGGCTGCGCGGGTGATGTTCCTGGGGCAGCTCGGCAAGTATCTTCCGGGGTCGGTGTGGGCGTTCGTGGCCCAGGTCGAGTTGGCCCGCGACCACGATGTCGCGCGGCAGCGCGGGGCCGCCGCGACCGTGCTGGCGGTGGCGGCGACACTGACCGTGAACCTCGCGGTGGCCGCCGGAACCCTGCCGTTCGTCAGCACCGATGCGGCGCGCCGCTGGTGGTGGCTGCTGGCGCTGGCGCCGTTCCTGCTCGCCCTGCTCCATCCGCGGGTGGTGACGGGGCTGATCAACGCGGTCCTGCGGCTCGTGCGCCGGATCCGGGGGCCGCGGGACGGAACCGGGAGCGGCTCGCTGCCGGCGGCCGCAGAGCTGGAACGCGCGTCCGGCCGCGGCATGGCCGGAGCGCTGGGCTGGTCGCTGGCCGCGTGGGTCCCGCTGTCGGTGCACGTGTGGGTGCTCGTCGCCGCCGCGGGCGGCGGGGCCGACGTCCGCGCCCTACCGGTCGCCGCCGGCGCCTATGCGCTGGCCTGGACACTGGGACTGCTGGTGGTCGTCGCCCCCGCCGGGCTGGGCGTGCGCGAACTGGTGCTGGTGGTGTGCCTGGCGCCGGTGCTCGACCCCGGATCCGCGCTGGTGGTGGCAGCACTGTCCCGCCTGTCCATGACCGCCGCCGACCTGGTGTGGGCCGGCGGCGCGCTGGCGGTCACCCGCTCGGCCGCCGGACCGCGTCCCGCCCCTCCCCCGGCGGGCGGGGCGGAGGCCGGCGGCGGGCGGGGCGACGCGTCCGCCGGTTGA
- a CDS encoding alpha/beta fold hydrolase yields MATAPPWEALVEGGPHSPSLAVRGRDGPGAPVVLLHGLGGTLEEWDPVAGLLAPRHPVYTYDLRGHGRSADGDWTVDGCVDDLARVIERFGLRAPAVAGYGLGGAVTALFAARRADLTAAVSIDGFARPDADVVAAHLGIAVERAAAAAATVRAFLVDQLAAACSPMPAEVFDRLVAGYRTGVWEVPGAVAEATALRASVREDRLVSLRPGPRAVRAMSADLDARETDGPAADPRVPTLAVVGDGAFPPIPGAPALLREVLAARAAGELAAPPRANRSAQRLAAPYPAHMTRPEAVADAIESFLTGPASG; encoded by the coding sequence ATGGCGACGGCGCCGCCCTGGGAGGCCCTCGTCGAGGGCGGGCCGCACTCCCCGAGCCTCGCGGTCCGGGGGCGCGACGGCCCCGGGGCGCCCGTGGTCCTGCTGCACGGGCTGGGCGGCACCCTGGAGGAGTGGGATCCGGTTGCGGGGCTGCTCGCGCCGCGGCACCCCGTCTACACCTACGATCTGCGCGGCCACGGACGCTCAGCCGACGGCGATTGGACGGTCGACGGCTGTGTCGACGACCTGGCCCGCGTGATCGAGCGGTTCGGGCTCCGCGCACCGGCGGTGGCGGGATACGGCCTCGGCGGCGCGGTGACCGCCCTGTTCGCCGCCCGGCGCGCCGACCTCACGGCGGCGGTGAGCATCGACGGCTTCGCCCGGCCGGACGCAGACGTCGTCGCCGCGCACCTCGGTATCGCCGTCGAGCGGGCCGCAGCCGCCGCGGCGACGGTCCGCGCGTTCCTGGTGGACCAGCTGGCCGCCGCCTGCTCGCCGATGCCCGCCGAGGTGTTCGACCGGCTGGTGGCCGGTTACCGCACCGGCGTCTGGGAAGTGCCCGGCGCGGTGGCGGAGGCCACGGCGCTGCGGGCGTCGGTGCGCGAGGACCGCCTCGTTTCGCTGCGCCCGGGCCCGCGCGCCGTACGGGCGATGTCGGCCGACCTCGACGCCCGTGAAACCGACGGGCCGGCCGCCGACCCGCGGGTCCCCACGCTGGCGGTGGTCGGCGACGGAGCCTTCCCGCCGATTCCCGGCGCCCCCGCCCTCCTCCGCGAGGTCCTCGCCGCCCGGGCCGCCGGCGAACTCGCCGCCCCGCCGCGGGCCAACCGCAGCGCCCAGCGGCTCGCCGCGCCGTACCCGGCCCACATGACCCGGCCGGAAGCGGTCGCGGACGCGATCGAGTCCTTCCTCACCGGCCCCGCATCGGGGTAG
- a CDS encoding class I SAM-dependent methyltransferase: MPDVVAFAGNQVHVCRYREATTLLRWLGPDLRGQTVLDVAGGDGYWAGRARRRGADAVSVDLARAKMERGAKLRHAPELVEGDALRMPLRDASVDKVLSICAIEHFDDGPAALGEMARVLKPGGELVMSADCLSRRERWPHLFAAHSTRYRVKRTYTHESLAGLLDEQGLEVLDHSYQFRGPLAERTYLSVSAKGGRVGFNAAAPLVPLIALGDARSPNTRGSIVLIRARKRSGTPA, encoded by the coding sequence ATGCCTGACGTCGTCGCCTTCGCCGGTAACCAGGTCCATGTCTGCCGCTACCGCGAGGCCACTACACTGTTGCGCTGGTTGGGGCCGGACCTGCGCGGCCAGACCGTGCTGGACGTCGCCGGGGGCGACGGATACTGGGCCGGCCGGGCCCGGCGCCGCGGGGCCGATGCGGTATCCGTGGACCTGGCGCGCGCCAAGATGGAGCGCGGCGCCAAGCTGCGCCATGCGCCGGAGCTCGTGGAGGGCGACGCGCTGCGCATGCCGCTGCGCGACGCGTCGGTGGACAAGGTGCTGTCCATCTGCGCCATCGAGCACTTCGACGACGGCCCGGCGGCGCTGGGCGAAATGGCGCGGGTGCTCAAACCGGGGGGCGAACTGGTGATGTCGGCCGACTGCCTGTCCCGCCGCGAGCGCTGGCCGCACCTGTTCGCCGCGCACAGCACCCGCTACCGCGTCAAGCGGACCTACACCCACGAGTCGCTCGCCGGCCTGCTCGACGAGCAGGGCCTGGAGGTGCTCGACCACAGCTACCAGTTCCGCGGTCCGCTGGCCGAGCGCACCTACCTGTCGGTCTCGGCCAAGGGCGGCCGCGTCGGATTCAACGCCGCCGCCCCGCTGGTGCCCCTGATCGCCCTGGGCGACGCCAGGAGCCCCAACACCCGCGGCAGCATCGTGCTGATCCGCGCGCGGAAGAGGTCAGGCACCCCTGCCTGA